The following proteins are encoded in a genomic region of Clostridia bacterium:
- a CDS encoding InlB B-repeat-containing protein yields the protein MRQDEFDNYGIKNPDGKSEKPFNVGKVSYSNDRSGYIKENFTRDVKETSSVQEEFFAQSKRPAPKAGGRNAAPSAASPASPVPPASPVAPALNVTSVTATVGSGIGAAVGVVATAVVAAVAVVTVILSVLSVNISLVLADVDRLVFQMEVEVEKSEGEGEAQMPAFIATLEGSGGFFKEKSVVGNCMFSFEGLEPNKEYFLTVKGEDGKVYVNQSYCTAAIPPRTASLEVATEENEVRIYLSGVSLGKNEMYTVTAKDDAGKILFAADDTRDPAEFSFRLEANTSVFVSVRVGNASLAACRVEAASEPLYSYADAIWDWGEGGELTVTVPRQGGGDPLVLFPEVSRAETPAACEQAGSVLFSAVIYDEEGQRYLREKTVAIPALGHDYGELIEAIPASCEEAGSIAHYCCAACEKFFNAAKEEIGEEDLTVAALGHDYGEINEAVPASCEETGLLPYYQCSACEKYFDEEKSETTLSALTLSALGHDYGELIEAVPASCEEAGSIAYYCCASCEKFFNAAKAEIGEEDLIVAALGHDYGAPAFVWTPVYDSSDPIIVSGAGQDDPSSSGDETPIGFTAVLRCVCRRDALHVLDTAAAVNKADTAPLCDADGYSTYTASATYDGENYEEDHVFTYEGTALGHREMELYGRIPATFEHAGRLEHWVCGVCGKTFADEAAREPISNPNLAQLTSLDGKVFTSWNESDSLPAEEGNYYLTENVVLTETWEIAEGKEINLCLNGHAITMEAFDARFLNLGENATFGLYECDDSVGHYYYISQDSLLAELQTDEEHEQSHIEETDIPWGIFYGGYISSCMTSEDGAVIYAEEGSVVNLKGGTIIGNATNGGSGGVYYSAPNVNATLNLAGANLIGNTASTVNSPSSGSEGAGGAVYSGSGVVTLSAGELLYNAACRAGTIRAPSAGIEGAGIFTMSGGRIAYSSNDYLYQNSEADGIIVIDGGTFVMTGGVIENNKKSGVAVVNMLFSDPGGVFRMTGGAIRNNENSGGVYVRSEDQTFLVSGGATITGNAECNVRLGPGAVIVVDGAWTGEIGFLAESYESGAVTSGYGENNEGDEIAGLFSDYPKFRPVIRNGEIELEELIGVWFDSDGGSEVPPQYLEDGDYVTRPEDPTLFGWRFDGWYRDSDHMIPFDFDEPVHDLYITLYANWISE from the coding sequence GTGAGACAAGACGAATTTGACAATTACGGGATAAAAAACCCGGACGGCAAGTCGGAAAAACCATTCAACGTCGGTAAGGTTTCCTATTCAAACGACAGGTCGGGCTATATAAAAGAGAACTTTACGCGCGACGTAAAGGAGACTTCTTCCGTTCAAGAGGAATTTTTCGCGCAGTCAAAACGTCCCGCTCCGAAAGCCGGCGGGCGCAATGCGGCGCCTTCGGCTGCTTCTCCCGCGTCTCCCGTACCCCCCGCGTCTCCTGTCGCTCCCGCGCTTAACGTTACTTCCGTTACCGCCACCGTCGGAAGCGGGATCGGCGCGGCGGTCGGCGTCGTCGCGACCGCGGTCGTAGCGGCGGTCGCCGTCGTTACCGTCATTCTTTCCGTTTTAAGCGTCAATATTTCTTTGGTTTTGGCGGACGTCGATCGTCTCGTTTTCCAAATGGAAGTCGAAGTGGAAAAGTCCGAAGGAGAGGGCGAGGCGCAAATGCCCGCCTTTATCGCCACGCTCGAAGGGAGCGGGGGCTTTTTTAAAGAGAAGTCCGTCGTCGGGAACTGCATGTTCTCGTTCGAAGGGCTCGAACCGAATAAGGAATACTTCTTGACCGTAAAAGGGGAAGACGGTAAGGTCTACGTCAACCAAAGCTACTGCACAGCCGCCATTCCTCCGAGGACGGCTTCGCTCGAAGTGGCGACGGAAGAAAACGAAGTCCGAATTTATTTGTCGGGCGTCTCGCTCGGGAAGAACGAGATGTACACCGTGACGGCGAAAGACGACGCGGGAAAGATCCTTTTCGCCGCGGACGACACGAGAGATCCCGCCGAGTTCTCTTTCCGTTTGGAAGCGAATACGAGCGTCTTCGTCTCCGTCCGCGTCGGAAACGCGAGTTTGGCGGCGTGTCGGGTGGAAGCCGCTTCGGAGCCTTTATACTCCTATGCGGACGCGATTTGGGATTGGGGCGAAGGCGGCGAACTTACCGTCACCGTTCCTCGGCAGGGCGGCGGCGATCCCCTCGTCCTTTTCCCCGAAGTTTCGCGCGCGGAAACTCCCGCGGCGTGTGAGCAAGCGGGGTCTGTTTTGTTCTCCGCCGTGATCTATGACGAAGAAGGGCAAAGGTATTTAAGAGAAAAGACCGTCGCGATCCCCGCGCTCGGTCACGATTACGGAGAATTAATCGAAGCGATCCCCGCGAGCTGCGAAGAGGCGGGCTCGATCGCTCATTATTGCTGCGCGGCTTGCGAAAAATTCTTTAATGCGGCGAAGGAAGAGATCGGAGAGGAAGACCTCACCGTCGCCGCGCTCGGTCACGACTACGGAGAGATTAACGAAGCGGTTCCCGCATCGTGCGAAGAAACGGGACTTCTTCCTTATTATCAATGCTCGGCGTGTGAAAAGTATTTCGACGAAGAGAAGAGCGAAACGACGCTTTCCGCGCTTACGCTTTCCGCGCTCGGTCACGATTACGGAGAATTAATCGAAGCGGTTCCCGCGAGCTGCGAAGAGGCGGGCTCGATCGCCTATTATTGCTGCGCGTCTTGCGAAAAGTTCTTTAACGCGGCGAAGGCGGAGATCGGAGAAGAAGACCTCATCGTCGCCGCGCTCGGCCATGATTACGGCGCGCCCGCGTTCGTCTGGACGCCCGTCTACGATTCTTCCGATCCGATCATCGTAAGCGGAGCGGGACAGGACGATCCTTCGTCGAGCGGAGACGAGACTCCGATCGGCTTTACCGCCGTTTTGCGCTGCGTCTGCCGACGCGACGCTTTGCATGTCCTCGACACCGCAGCGGCGGTGAATAAGGCGGATACCGCGCCGCTCTGCGACGCGGACGGCTATTCGACCTACACCGCGTCGGCGACGTACGACGGAGAAAATTACGAAGAAGATCACGTCTTTACCTACGAGGGCACCGCTCTCGGTCATCGCGAAATGGAACTTTACGGAAGGATTCCCGCGACCTTCGAGCATGCGGGTCGCCTCGAACACTGGGTCTGCGGAGTCTGCGGAAAGACGTTTGCGGACGAGGCGGCGAGAGAGCCGATTTCGAACCCGAATCTTGCGCAACTGACTTCGTTGGACGGCAAAGTCTTTACGTCTTGGAACGAGAGCGACAGCTTGCCTGCGGAAGAGGGCAACTATTACCTGACCGAAAACGTCGTCCTGACCGAGACGTGGGAGATCGCGGAAGGCAAAGAGATCAACCTTTGCCTGAACGGACACGCGATCACGATGGAGGCTTTTGACGCGCGCTTCCTGAATCTCGGAGAAAACGCGACGTTCGGTTTGTACGAGTGCGACGACAGCGTCGGGCATTATTACTATATCAGTCAAGATTCTCTGTTGGCGGAATTGCAGACGGACGAAGAGCACGAGCAAAGCCACATCGAAGAGACCGATATTCCGTGGGGCATCTTCTACGGCGGCTATATCAGCAGCTGTATGACGAGCGAGGACGGCGCGGTCATTTACGCGGAAGAAGGCAGCGTCGTAAACCTCAAAGGAGGGACGATCATCGGCAACGCCACGAACGGCGGAAGCGGCGGCGTCTATTACAGCGCGCCGAACGTAAACGCGACCTTGAACCTCGCGGGCGCGAACCTCATCGGCAACACGGCGAGCACCGTGAATTCGCCTTCCTCGGGTTCCGAGGGCGCGGGCGGCGCGGTGTACAGCGGAAGCGGCGTCGTTACCTTGTCCGCGGGCGAACTTTTGTATAACGCGGCTTGCCGCGCGGGCACGATCCGCGCGCCTTCCGCGGGCATCGAAGGCGCGGGCATCTTTACGATGTCGGGCGGTAGGATCGCATACAGCTCCAACGATTATCTCTATCAAAATTCCGAAGCGGACGGAATTATCGTGATCGACGGCGGAACGTTCGTTATGACGGGCGGCGTGATCGAAAATAACAAGAAGTCGGGCGTCGCGGTCGTCAATATGCTCTTCTCGGATCCGGGCGGCGTCTTCCGAATGACGGGCGGCGCGATCCGTAATAATGAAAACAGCGGCGGCGTCTACGTCAGAAGCGAAGATCAGACCTTCCTCGTTTCGGGCGGAGCGACGATCACCGGCAACGCGGAGTGCAACGTCCGTTTGGGACCCGGCGCCGTCATCGTCGTGGACGGTGCGTGGACCGGTGAGATCGGCTTCCTTGCGGAATCGTATGAGAGCGGCGCGGTCACCTCGGGTTACGGAGAAAACAACGAGGGCGATGAGATCGCGGGACTCTTCTCCGATTATCCGAAGTTCCGTCCTGTGATCCGTAACGGAGAAATCGAGCTGGAAGAACTCATCGGAGTTTGGTTCGACAGCGACGGCGGCAGTGAGGTCCCGCCGCAATATCTCGAAGACGGCGATTACGTGACGCGACCGGAAGATCCGACGCTCTTCGGATGGAGATTCGACGGTTGGTATCGTGATTCCGACCATATGATCCCGTTTGATTTCGACGAACCCGTCCACGATTTGTATATCACCTTGTACGCAAATTGGATATCGGAATAA
- a CDS encoding formate--tetrahydrofolate ligase produces the protein MKTDIEIAREVTLRPIVEIARKLGLGESDLEFYGKYKAKIDQKPGDRKGKLVLVTAINPTPLGEGKTTVSIGLADAFVILGKRCCLALREPSLGPVFGIKGGATGGGYSQVLPMEDINLHFTGDIHAVTAANNLLAALIDNHIKFGNEKRIKTITFRRAMDMNERSLRKIVLCAKGGADGEPHEGGFDITAASEVMTTLCLAESVTDLKRRLAKIIIGYDEDGAAVTCGDLGAQEAMAILLKDAVKPNLVQTIGGTPAFIHGGPFANIAHGCNSVIATKTALSLSDITVTEAGFGADLGAEKFLDIKMRSAGLKPSAAVLVATVRALKYNGGVEKSALTAENIPALEKGIANLGKHIENLTGVFSLPLVVSINKFATDTDKEIAFVQKYCAERGVKAVVNECFMKGGEGAVDLAKEVLAAMETPYEPTYAYELTDPLKVKIEKVATRIYGAKDVTFSPEAEAKLAAAEKQGFGSFPVCIAKTQYSLSPDQKALGRPTGFTFPVTDITVRGGAGFVVVECGSVMLMPGLPKEPNAYKMTISEEGVIDGLS, from the coding sequence ATGAAGACCGATATTGAGATCGCAAGAGAAGTGACGCTGCGCCCGATCGTGGAGATCGCGCGGAAGCTCGGGCTCGGAGAGAGCGATTTGGAATTTTACGGCAAGTATAAAGCGAAGATCGACCAAAAACCCGGCGACAGGAAGGGAAAACTCGTCCTCGTTACCGCGATCAATCCGACGCCGCTCGGCGAAGGGAAAACGACCGTTTCGATCGGTCTTGCGGATGCGTTCGTCATTCTCGGCAAACGCTGCTGTTTGGCGTTGCGCGAGCCTTCGCTCGGACCCGTCTTCGGGATCAAAGGCGGCGCGACGGGCGGCGGTTACAGCCAAGTCCTCCCGATGGAAGATATCAACTTGCATTTTACCGGGGATATCCACGCGGTCACGGCGGCGAATAATCTCCTCGCCGCGCTCATCGACAACCATATCAAATTCGGCAACGAGAAAAGGATCAAGACGATCACGTTCCGCCGCGCGATGGATATGAACGAGCGCTCGCTCCGTAAGATCGTCCTTTGCGCGAAAGGCGGCGCGGACGGCGAGCCGCACGAAGGCGGATTCGATATCACCGCCGCTTCCGAAGTGATGACGACGCTGTGTCTCGCGGAGAGCGTGACCGACTTAAAGCGCCGTTTGGCGAAGATCATCATCGGCTACGACGAGGACGGAGCCGCCGTTACTTGCGGCGATCTCGGCGCGCAGGAAGCGATGGCGATTTTGTTGAAAGACGCCGTCAAGCCCAACCTCGTCCAGACGATCGGCGGGACGCCCGCGTTTATCCACGGCGGTCCGTTCGCGAATATCGCGCACGGCTGTAACAGCGTGATCGCGACCAAGACTGCGCTTTCTTTATCCGACATAACGGTGACCGAAGCGGGCTTCGGCGCGGATCTCGGCGCGGAAAAATTCCTCGATATCAAAATGCGCAGCGCGGGGCTCAAACCTTCCGCCGCCGTCCTCGTGGCGACGGTGCGCGCGCTGAAATATAACGGCGGTGTGGAAAAATCCGCGCTGACCGCCGAGAACATCCCCGCGCTCGAAAAGGGAATCGCGAACCTCGGTAAACATATCGAAAACCTGACGGGCGTCTTTTCTTTGCCCCTCGTCGTCTCGATCAATAAGTTCGCGACCGACACGGATAAAGAGATCGCGTTCGTTCAAAAGTACTGCGCGGAAAGGGGCGTAAAAGCCGTCGTCAACGAATGCTTTATGAAGGGCGGCGAAGGCGCGGTCGATCTCGCGAAAGAAGTCCTTGCGGCGATGGAGACGCCCTACGAACCGACCTACGCTTACGAATTGACCGATCCTTTGAAGGTCAAGATCGAAAAGGTCGCGACGAGGATCTACGGCGCGAAGGACGTCACTTTCTCTCCCGAAGCGGAAGCAAAGCTCGCGGCGGCGGAAAAGCAGGGCTTCGGCTCTTTCCCCGTCTGCATCGCGAAGACGCAATACTCGTTGTCCCCCGACCAGAAGGCGCTCGGTCGCCCGACGGGATTTACTTTCCCCGTGACCGATATCACCGTTCGCGGCGGCGCGGGTTTCGTCGTCGTCGAATGCGGCTCCGTTATGCTGATGCCGGGGCTCCCGAAAGAACCCAACGCGTATAAGATGACGATCTCGGAAGAGGGCGTCATAGACGGTTTGTCCTGA
- a CDS encoding glutamine--tRNA ligase/YqeY domain fusion protein, translated as MESTNFIEEIIESELAEGKVKKIVTRFPPEPNGYLHVGHAKSLAINFGIKKKYNGECNLRFDDTNPTKEDVEYVNSIKEDIKWLGFTWDRELYASDYFDQMYEFAVKLIKDGKAYVCDMSAEEISRNRGTLTEPGVESPARGRSIEENLRLFEGMKNGEFKDGEKVLRAKIDMASPNINMRDPVLYRVLRAKHHRTGDKWCIYPMYDFAHPISDCIEGITHSICTLEFEDHRPLYDWVKYNCGFGDNPRQIEFARLGLTRTIMSKRYLKKLVDTGVVDGWDDPRMPTLSGMRERGYPAEALLDFCDRIGVAKSNSMVEASLLEHCVRENLNANATRVMAVKEPLKLEIVNLDSPVAVQIDNNPAVEGAGTHEATLTREIYIEKSDFSLDPPPKYHRLKVGGMVRLKGAYVIKYLSHETDENGNVTKVLCEYIPETMSGEANAGIKVKGVLHWAPSFAEDVVINDYDYLLDEIEDGRDFNDRLNPVTKVVYHGKAEAFLSGAKAQDKFQFMRLGYYVKNKKGEYNLIVGLKDSYKA; from the coding sequence ATGGAAAGCACGAATTTTATTGAAGAGATCATCGAAAGCGAACTCGCCGAGGGCAAGGTCAAAAAGATCGTTACCCGCTTTCCCCCGGAACCCAACGGCTATTTGCACGTCGGTCACGCAAAGAGTCTCGCGATCAATTTCGGGATCAAGAAAAAGTACAACGGCGAATGCAACCTCCGCTTTGACGACACGAACCCGACCAAAGAGGACGTGGAGTACGTCAACTCGATCAAAGAGGACATCAAGTGGCTCGGCTTTACTTGGGATCGCGAGCTGTACGCCAGCGATTATTTCGATCAAATGTACGAATTCGCGGTCAAACTCATCAAGGACGGCAAAGCCTACGTCTGCGATATGAGCGCGGAAGAGATCTCCCGTAACCGCGGAACGTTGACCGAACCCGGCGTGGAAAGTCCCGCGAGAGGTCGCTCGATCGAAGAGAATCTTCGCCTCTTCGAGGGAATGAAGAACGGCGAGTTCAAGGACGGTGAAAAAGTCCTTCGCGCAAAGATCGATATGGCAAGCCCGAATATCAATATGCGCGACCCCGTTCTCTACCGCGTTCTCCGCGCCAAACATCACCGCACGGGCGATAAGTGGTGCATCTATCCGATGTATGACTTCGCGCACCCGATCAGCGACTGCATCGAGGGGATCACTCACTCGATCTGCACCCTCGAATTCGAGGATCATCGCCCCCTGTACGATTGGGTCAAATATAATTGCGGTTTCGGCGACAATCCCCGCCAGATCGAATTCGCGCGCCTCGGATTGACGCGCACGATCATGAGCAAACGTTATCTGAAAAAACTCGTCGACACCGGCGTCGTGGACGGCTGGGACGATCCCCGTATGCCGACGCTGTCCGGAATGCGCGAAAGGGGGTATCCCGCCGAAGCGCTTCTCGATTTTTGCGATCGTATCGGCGTCGCGAAAAGCAATTCGATGGTCGAAGCGAGCCTGTTGGAGCATTGCGTCAGAGAAAATCTGAACGCGAACGCGACCCGCGTTATGGCGGTCAAAGAACCCTTAAAGCTCGAAATCGTCAATCTCGATTCTCCCGTCGCCGTTCAAATCGACAACAATCCGGCGGTCGAGGGAGCGGGGACGCACGAAGCGACCCTGACCCGCGAGATCTATATCGAAAAGAGCGACTTTTCTTTGGATCCGCCCCCGAAGTATCACCGCTTGAAGGTCGGCGGAATGGTCAGGCTCAAAGGCGCGTACGTCATTAAGTACCTTTCTCACGAGACGGACGAAAACGGCAACGTTACGAAAGTCCTTTGCGAATATATCCCCGAGACGATGTCGGGCGAAGCGAACGCCGGGATCAAGGTCAAAGGCGTTTTGCATTGGGCGCCGTCCTTTGCGGAAGACGTCGTCATCAACGATTACGATTACCTGTTGGACGAAATCGAGGACGGGCGCGATTTCAACGATCGCTTGAACCCCGTGACCAAAGTCGTCTATCACGGTAAGGCGGAAGCTTTCCTCTCTGGGGCGAAAGCGCAGGATAAGTTCCAGTTTATGCGCCTCGGTTACTACGTTAAGAATAAGAAAGGGGAGTATAATCTGATCGTGGGGTTAAAAGACAGCTACAAAGCGTAG
- a CDS encoding GNAT family N-acetyltransferase produces the protein MLHVKPCLSDECEKIYEEVLSGASLPAGIDVGLFSDGELIGAARVSFGEDKARLEAVCLLPAFRKNGFGDFLTRAVMDAYTRSLPVFEVGYKSGYFLKFGFEESGDGMVIESEKIKFPSRCKEAK, from the coding sequence ATGCTTCACGTCAAACCCTGTCTGTCGGACGAATGCGAAAAGATCTATGAAGAAGTCCTTTCGGGCGCGTCGTTGCCCGCGGGGATCGACGTCGGTTTGTTCTCGGACGGAGAACTCATCGGCGCGGCGCGCGTGTCCTTCGGAGAAGATAAAGCGCGTCTCGAAGCGGTTTGCCTGCTTCCCGCGTTTCGTAAAAACGGATTCGGAGACTTTTTGACCCGCGCGGTGATGGACGCCTACACGCGCTCGCTTCCCGTCTTCGAGGTCGGCTACAAAAGCGGCTATTTTCTTAAATTCGGATTCGAGGAAAGCGGCGACGGTATGGTCATAGAAAGTGAAAAAATCAAATTTCCGTCTCGGTGCAAGGAGGCAAAATGA
- the pth gene encoding aminoacyl-tRNA hydrolase → MIVIGLGNVGDRYDGTFHNVGFLVADTLAERLSLSFKDAPSLQGFLAEGNVGGKKIVIAKPKTFMNLSGECVKPLLLKFKGETDVLICYDDIDLPLGVTRFREKGSAGTHNGMRNVTALCGELPRLRVGIGRPHEGEDLASYVLKKAGKEANEKLVAAAEKAANAIERYLLTGDQAALQRTLNENA, encoded by the coding sequence ATGATCGTTATCGGACTCGGAAACGTGGGCGACCGTTACGACGGCACCTTTCATAACGTCGGATTTCTCGTGGCGGACACGCTCGCGGAACGTCTCTCGCTATCCTTTAAGGACGCGCCTTCGCTCCAAGGCTTTTTGGCGGAAGGAAACGTCGGCGGGAAAAAGATCGTGATCGCGAAACCCAAAACCTTTATGAACCTTTCGGGCGAGTGCGTAAAGCCGCTCCTTTTGAAGTTCAAGGGAGAGACGGACGTCTTGATCTGCTACGACGATATCGACCTGCCGCTCGGCGTAACGCGCTTTCGCGAAAAGGGAAGCGCGGGAACGCATAACGGAATGCGAAACGTGACCGCGCTTTGCGGCGAACTCCCGCGCCTGCGCGTCGGGATCGGCAGACCGCACGAAGGCGAAGATCTCGCGTCTTACGTCTTGAAAAAGGCGGGAAAAGAAGCCAATGAAAAGCTCGTCGCGGCTGCGGAAAAGGCGGCGAACGCGATCGAGCGGTATCTGCTTACGGGGGATCAGGCGGCGCTGCAAAGGACGTTGAACGAGAACGCGTGA
- a CDS encoding UDP-N-acetylglucosamine diphosphorylase, translating into MEKEYLLSCVKELEKRSISVAELGRGKIARREAFFEEPKIAFHSVCLTDLAESGNREKAETLLSERIARRLQEEGVILEDPSLVKISANCVVEKGARIEAFVKLERSIVRSGAVIRSFSTLVGSEVAEGAEVIESRVYDSVIGKGAKVGPFAYIRMGSAIGEKCRIGDFVEVKASFVADGAKAAHLTYIGDAEIGVKTNIGCGAVFANYDGKNKHKTKVGNEAFIGANVNLIAPVTVGDGAFIAAATTVTKNVSDGAFVIGRSRAEEKERKKK; encoded by the coding sequence ATGGAAAAGGAGTACTTGCTCTCCTGCGTAAAAGAGCTGGAAAAGCGCTCGATCTCGGTCGCCGAACTCGGCAGGGGAAAGATCGCGCGCAGGGAAGCCTTTTTCGAGGAGCCGAAGATCGCGTTTCATTCCGTTTGTTTGACCGATCTCGCGGAAAGCGGGAACCGTGAAAAGGCGGAAACCTTGCTTTCGGAGCGGATCGCGCGGCGATTGCAAGAAGAGGGCGTGATCCTCGAAGATCCGTCGCTCGTCAAGATCTCCGCGAATTGCGTCGTGGAAAAGGGCGCGAGAATCGAAGCCTTCGTAAAACTCGAGCGGTCGATCGTTCGCTCGGGCGCGGTAATCCGCAGTTTTTCGACCCTCGTCGGAAGCGAAGTCGCGGAGGGCGCGGAAGTGATCGAGTCCCGCGTCTATGACAGTGTGATCGGAAAAGGCGCGAAGGTCGGACCGTTCGCCTATATCCGAATGGGGAGCGCGATCGGGGAAAAGTGCAGGATCGGCGATTTCGTCGAAGTCAAAGCGTCCTTCGTCGCGGACGGCGCGAAAGCCGCGCACCTGACCTATATCGGGGACGCGGAGATCGGCGTAAAGACGAATATCGGATGCGGCGCGGTCTTTGCGAATTACGACGGGAAGAATAAACACAAAACAAAAGTCGGGAACGAAGCCTTCATCGGCGCGAACGTCAACTTGATTGCTCCCGTCACCGTGGGGGACGGCGCGTTTATCGCGGCGGCGACCACCGTAACGAAAAACGTTTCGGACGGCGCGTTCGTGATCGGGCGAAGCCGCGCGGAAGAAAAGGAAAGGAAAAAGAAATAA